One genomic segment of Rhizorhabdus phycosphaerae includes these proteins:
- the aspS gene encoding aspartate--tRNA ligase — MHAYRTHSCGQLRSEHVGTQVRISGWVHRKRDHGNLLFVDLRDHYGLTQIVTDIESEAFKQLERLRVESVVTITGDVVARAPEAVNPNLATGAIEVRARDVAVQSVAQELPLPVAGEADYPEDIRLRYRFLDLRRDRIHSNIVLRSNVIASIRRRMIDQGFTEYQTPILTASSPEGARDFLVPSRIHPGKFYALPQAPQMFKQLLMVAGFDRYFQIAPCFRDEDARADRSPGEFYQLDFEMSFVTQEDVFAAIEPVLHGVFEEFANGRAVTPAPFPRIAYKDAMLRYGSDKPDLRNPLEITDVTEHFVGSGFGLFARIVEGGGVVRAIPAPGAGAKSRKFFDDMNDWARSQGHAGLGYINIKGGEAGGPIAKNHGEEATAKLVTALGLGPDDGVFFAAGKELPTAKLAGAARTRVGEELGLIEQGVFKFCWVVDFPMFEYDEENKKIDFSHNPFSMPQGEMEALETMDPLDILAYQYDIVCNGVELSSGAIRNHRPEIMYKAFEIAGYTQEQVEENFSGMLNAFKFGAPPHGGSAPGIDRIVMLLADEPNIREVVLFPMNQKAEDLMMGAPSQVSLKQLRELNIRVVEPQKS, encoded by the coding sequence ATGCACGCCTATCGCACGCACAGCTGCGGCCAGCTCCGCTCCGAGCACGTCGGAACCCAGGTCCGTATCTCCGGCTGGGTGCACCGCAAGCGTGACCATGGCAATCTCCTGTTCGTCGACCTGCGCGACCATTACGGGCTGACGCAGATCGTCACGGACATCGAGTCCGAGGCGTTCAAGCAGCTCGAGCGGCTGCGCGTCGAGTCGGTCGTCACCATCACCGGCGATGTGGTCGCCCGGGCACCGGAGGCGGTAAACCCGAACCTCGCGACCGGTGCGATCGAGGTCCGCGCGCGTGATGTGGCGGTTCAGTCGGTAGCGCAGGAGCTGCCGCTCCCGGTCGCAGGCGAAGCCGATTATCCCGAGGATATCCGTCTGCGCTATCGCTTCCTCGATCTGCGTCGCGACCGGATCCATTCGAACATCGTCCTGCGCTCGAACGTGATCGCCTCGATCCGTCGCCGCATGATCGACCAGGGCTTCACCGAATATCAGACCCCGATTCTGACAGCCTCGTCGCCCGAAGGCGCGCGCGACTTTCTGGTGCCCAGCCGCATCCATCCTGGCAAATTCTATGCGCTGCCGCAGGCGCCGCAGATGTTCAAGCAGCTGCTGATGGTTGCCGGTTTCGACCGCTATTTCCAGATCGCGCCCTGCTTCCGCGACGAAGATGCGCGCGCCGACCGCTCGCCGGGCGAATTCTATCAGCTCGACTTCGAGATGAGCTTCGTCACGCAGGAGGACGTGTTCGCAGCGATCGAGCCGGTGCTGCACGGTGTGTTCGAGGAATTCGCCAACGGCCGTGCCGTCACGCCGGCGCCGTTCCCGCGCATCGCCTATAAGGACGCGATGCTGCGCTATGGCTCGGACAAGCCCGACCTGCGCAACCCGCTCGAGATCACCGACGTCACCGAGCATTTCGTCGGCTCGGGCTTCGGCCTGTTCGCGCGCATCGTCGAGGGCGGTGGCGTCGTCCGCGCCATCCCGGCACCGGGCGCGGGTGCCAAGAGCCGCAAATTCTTCGACGACATGAACGACTGGGCGCGCTCGCAGGGGCATGCCGGCCTCGGCTACATCAACATCAAGGGCGGCGAAGCCGGCGGCCCGATCGCCAAGAATCATGGCGAGGAAGCGACCGCCAAGCTGGTTACCGCTCTCGGCCTCGGCCCGGACGACGGCGTGTTCTTCGCGGCCGGCAAGGAACTGCCGACGGCGAAGCTCGCAGGCGCGGCGCGCACCCGTGTCGGCGAGGAGCTGGGCCTGATCGAGCAGGGCGTGTTCAAATTCTGCTGGGTCGTCGACTTCCCGATGTTCGAATATGACGAGGAGAACAAGAAGATCGACTTCAGCCACAACCCCTTCTCGATGCCTCAGGGCGAGATGGAAGCGCTGGAGACGATGGATCCCCTCGATATCCTCGCCTATCAATATGACATCGTCTGCAACGGCGTAGAGCTGTCCTCGGGCGCCATCCGGAACCACCGTCCGGAGATCATGTACAAGGCGTTCGAGATCGCGGGCTATACCCAGGAGCAGGTCGAGGAGAATTTCTCGGGCATGCTCAACGCGTTCAAGTTCGGCGCGCCTCCGCATGGCGGTTCGGCCCCCGGCATCGATCGTATCGTGATGCTGCTGGCGGACGAGCCGAACATCCGCGAGGTGGTGCTGTTCCCGATGAACCAGAAGGCCGAGGACCTGATGATGGGCGCGCCCTCGCAGGTGAGCCTGAAGCAGCTGCGCGAACTGAACATCCGGGTCGTCGAGCCGCAGAAATCCTGA
- a CDS encoding polyphosphate kinase 2 family protein: MAVDLADYEKGEPFNGDYEAALAEVQKRLGRLHVAHVVCNLRTMILFEGWDAAGKGGAVQRLTSGWDPRHFRVWPIGAPTDEERGRHFLWRFWQKLPGKGRIAIFDRTWYGRVLVERVEAYADERAWRRAYDEINEFEAQQQTDGVNIIKIFLHVTQAEQDRRLADRLDHPWKRWKVTPEDFRNRARRADYVAAMAEMFRETDTRWAPWAIFDANDKKAARIAVLNHIAERLERVVPLEPPLLDPDFERYARAQLQATPKP, from the coding sequence TTGGCAGTCGATCTTGCTGACTATGAGAAGGGTGAGCCCTTCAACGGCGACTATGAGGCCGCGCTGGCGGAGGTGCAGAAGCGCCTCGGCCGGCTGCACGTCGCGCATGTCGTGTGCAACCTGCGGACGATGATCCTGTTCGAGGGATGGGACGCGGCCGGCAAGGGGGGCGCGGTCCAGCGGCTGACGAGCGGATGGGACCCCCGGCATTTTCGCGTCTGGCCGATCGGCGCGCCGACCGACGAGGAGCGCGGCCGGCACTTTCTCTGGCGCTTCTGGCAAAAGCTGCCGGGCAAGGGACGAATCGCGATTTTCGACCGCACCTGGTACGGGCGCGTGCTGGTCGAGCGGGTCGAAGCCTATGCCGACGAACGGGCATGGCGACGCGCCTATGACGAGATCAACGAGTTCGAGGCGCAGCAGCAGACTGACGGCGTCAACATCATCAAGATCTTCCTCCACGTGACCCAGGCGGAACAGGACCGGCGCCTCGCGGATCGGCTCGACCATCCGTGGAAGCGATGGAAGGTGACCCCGGAGGATTTTCGCAACCGGGCCCGCCGCGCCGACTATGTCGCGGCCATGGCGGAGATGTTCCGGGAAACGGATACGCGCTGGGCGCCATGGGCCATATTCGACGCCAATGACAAGAAGGCGGCACGGATCGCTGTTCTCAACCATATTGCCGAACGCCTGGAACGGGTGGTGCCGCTGGAGCCTCCGCTGCTCGATCCCGATTTCGAGCGCTATGCGCGAGCACAGCTGCAAGCTACGCCAAAGCCCTGA
- a CDS encoding Ppx/GppA family phosphatase, whose amino-acid sequence MPAISMFRRAKHPAPGHTRVGIIDIGSNSIRLVIYDGPARVPAALFNEKVMAGLGKGLARTGALDPEAMERALHALSRFKRLAEQMGVPNPRTVATAAVRDASNGKIFIDRVFELGLPVEILSGDDEGRIAGLGVIASIPEANGIVGDLGGGSLELARVIDGEVRETSSFPLGVLRIDAVKANGPRALRALVARTLDKAGWKGKGAGLPFYMVGGSWRSLARLDMYLTNYPLPIVHHYWMPPENAQHLVRVLAHLDRKRLREVIGLSGSRIPTMSHAAALLTHVVRELGSSELIVSAYGLREGLLYEELSPYQRAQDPLIASTREEGARQGRFPEHGDLLERWIAPLFEGEGREDARVRHATCLLADVGWRAHPEFRAERGVETALHGNWVGIDSRGRGMMAHALWTSFGGNGLVPVISSICSPSEIVTAERWGLALRLGQRFSGGVADALTGSRLSLTPDAVELRVDKENALLHGETVERRHRTLAAAFGREPRLIVD is encoded by the coding sequence ATGCCAGCGATTTCGATGTTCCGTCGGGCCAAGCATCCGGCGCCGGGCCATACCCGTGTCGGAATCATCGACATTGGCTCCAACTCGATTCGCCTCGTCATCTATGATGGCCCGGCCCGGGTGCCGGCGGCGCTGTTCAACGAGAAGGTCATGGCCGGTCTGGGCAAGGGCCTGGCGCGTACCGGCGCGCTCGATCCCGAGGCGATGGAGCGTGCGTTGCATGCCTTGTCGCGATTCAAGCGGTTGGCCGAGCAGATGGGCGTTCCCAACCCGCGGACCGTGGCGACGGCAGCCGTCCGCGACGCCAGCAACGGCAAGATCTTCATCGATCGCGTCTTCGAACTGGGGCTTCCGGTCGAGATCCTCTCGGGCGACGATGAAGGGCGGATTGCCGGACTGGGGGTCATCGCGTCGATACCGGAGGCCAATGGCATCGTCGGAGATCTCGGCGGCGGAAGCCTCGAACTTGCCCGGGTCATCGACGGCGAGGTGCGCGAGACCAGTTCCTTTCCGCTGGGCGTGCTGCGTATCGATGCGGTCAAGGCAAACGGTCCCCGTGCCTTGCGCGCACTGGTCGCGCGGACGCTCGACAAGGCGGGATGGAAAGGCAAGGGGGCGGGACTCCCCTTCTATATGGTCGGCGGCTCCTGGCGTTCGCTCGCCCGCCTCGACATGTATCTGACCAACTATCCGTTGCCGATCGTCCATCATTATTGGATGCCGCCCGAAAACGCCCAGCATCTCGTGCGGGTGCTCGCCCATCTCGATCGCAAGCGGCTGAGGGAGGTTATCGGCCTTTCGGGGTCGCGCATTCCCACCATGTCTCACGCGGCTGCGTTGCTGACCCATGTCGTCCGCGAGCTCGGATCGAGCGAGCTGATCGTCTCGGCCTATGGCCTGCGCGAGGGGCTGCTCTACGAGGAACTGTCCCCCTATCAGCGCGCGCAGGATCCCCTGATCGCGTCGACCCGCGAGGAGGGCGCCCGGCAGGGCCGCTTTCCCGAACATGGCGACCTGCTCGAACGGTGGATCGCCCCGCTGTTCGAAGGCGAGGGCCGCGAGGATGCCCGTGTGCGCCACGCGACCTGCCTGCTCGCGGATGTGGGCTGGCGAGCGCACCCCGAGTTTCGCGCCGAACGCGGCGTCGAGACGGCGCTGCACGGTAATTGGGTCGGCATCGATTCGCGCGGCCGCGGGATGATGGCGCATGCGCTGTGGACCAGCTTTGGCGGCAATGGCCTGGTGCCGGTCATCAGCAGCATCTGCTCGCCGTCCGAAATCGTCACGGCCGAGCGCTGGGGCCTTGCGCTGCGGCTTGGGCAGCGTTTCTCGGGCGGCGTAGCCGACGCGCTGACGGGAAGCCGGCTGTCTCTGACGCCGGACGCCGTCGAGTTGCGCGTCGACAAGGAAAATGCGCTGCTCCACGGCGAGACGGTGGAGCGCCGCCATCGCACGCTCGCTGCGGCTTTCGGCCGCGAGCCGCGACTGATCGTAGATTGA
- the rnd gene encoding ribonuclease D has protein sequence MHIHPLITDSATLANLCTRLSQSPFVTVDTEFMRESTYWPDLCLIQIANSEEAAAIDPKAKDLDLTPLLDLLVDNPDVLKVFHAGGQDLEIVHNLTGKTPHPMFDTQIAAMAMGMGEQIGYSNLVESLLGIKLDKGARFTDWARRPLDKRQIDYAIGDVTYLAELFPRMLEKLRKTGRGGWLDNEMERLCDPASYANEPDLAWTRIRLPSRKAEVLGRLKAIAAWREREARSKNLPRGRIAKDETLADLASHPPKVQSDLARVRGLSPSWAQNDIGARLMAAIAGSQPLPDSEMPPREDRKPGLGKEGALIADLLKLLLKVRSRDADVAPRLIARSEELELLAAGVRDLPMLKGWRHDVFGKDALALVEGRLAFSVRNGRMVMSALEAETSAG, from the coding sequence ATGCACATTCACCCACTCATTACCGACAGCGCGACCCTCGCCAATCTCTGCACCCGGCTCTCCCAGTCGCCCTTCGTGACGGTCGATACCGAGTTCATGCGCGAGAGCACTTACTGGCCGGACCTCTGCCTCATCCAGATCGCCAACAGCGAAGAAGCGGCCGCGATCGATCCCAAGGCCAAGGATCTGGACCTGACGCCGCTGCTCGACCTGCTCGTCGACAATCCCGACGTTCTCAAGGTTTTCCACGCCGGCGGCCAGGATCTGGAGATCGTGCACAACCTGACGGGCAAGACGCCGCATCCGATGTTCGACACGCAGATCGCGGCCATGGCGATGGGGATGGGCGAGCAGATCGGCTATTCGAATCTCGTCGAAAGCCTGCTGGGCATCAAGCTGGACAAGGGCGCGCGGTTCACCGACTGGGCTCGCCGTCCGCTCGACAAGCGCCAGATCGATTATGCGATCGGCGACGTCACCTATCTCGCCGAGCTGTTCCCGCGCATGCTGGAAAAGCTGCGCAAGACCGGGCGCGGCGGCTGGCTCGACAATGAGATGGAGCGGCTGTGCGATCCCGCAAGCTATGCCAACGAGCCCGATCTCGCCTGGACCCGCATCCGCCTTCCGAGCCGGAAGGCCGAAGTGCTTGGACGGCTCAAGGCGATCGCCGCCTGGCGCGAGCGCGAGGCGCGATCGAAGAACTTGCCGCGCGGCCGCATCGCCAAAGACGAGACACTGGCCGACCTCGCCTCTCATCCGCCCAAGGTCCAATCGGACCTCGCCCGCGTGCGCGGCCTCTCGCCAAGCTGGGCACAGAACGACATCGGTGCGCGGCTGATGGCCGCCATCGCCGGGTCGCAACCCCTGCCGGACAGTGAGATGCCCCCGCGCGAGGATCGCAAGCCGGGCCTGGGCAAGGAGGGCGCCCTGATCGCCGACCTGCTCAAACTGCTGCTCAAGGTCCGCTCGCGCGATGCCGACGTCGCGCCACGGCTGATTGCACGGTCGGAGGAACTGGAGCTACTCGCGGCCGGCGTGCGCGACCTGCCCATGCTGAAGGGATGGCGCCACGACGTGTTCGGCAAGGATGCGCTTGCGCTGGTCGAAGGACGGCTGGCCTTCAGCGTCCGCAATGGTCGGATGGTGATGTCGGCGCTCGAGGCGGAAACCTCCGCCGGATGA
- a CDS encoding phosphatase PAP2 family protein, with amino-acid sequence MSPPVRPVIAWPLLGFVLLAAGAALWLAFPAMDSHVLAVFRFVPSSALIPATSLLTNAGGFSTLGPVALAVVLLLAFRRRKAEALWLFLAVGSGRLFVEAAKEILARPRPPLAGRLDEVTSLSFPSSHAAGSMLTMLALALLFGRSSPWLTPALAAFALAVGWSRLALGVHWPSDVLAGWGVALIWIGIAGFWLPEASRRPA; translated from the coding sequence ATGAGCCCGCCCGTCAGACCCGTCATTGCCTGGCCGCTTCTCGGCTTCGTCCTCCTCGCGGCCGGGGCGGCGCTATGGCTCGCCTTCCCGGCCATGGACAGCCATGTGCTGGCGGTCTTTCGGTTCGTACCCTCCTCCGCACTGATCCCCGCGACGAGCCTCCTGACCAACGCGGGCGGCTTCAGCACCCTCGGGCCCGTCGCACTGGCGGTTGTCCTGCTGCTGGCGTTCAGGCGGCGGAAGGCCGAAGCGCTGTGGCTTTTCCTTGCGGTCGGGTCTGGCCGCCTGTTCGTCGAGGCCGCGAAGGAAATTCTGGCGCGCCCGCGGCCGCCCCTCGCCGGGCGACTGGATGAGGTGACCAGCCTCAGCTTCCCCAGTTCGCACGCAGCCGGGTCGATGCTGACGATGCTCGCCCTCGCGCTGCTTTTTGGCCGCAGCAGCCCCTGGCTGACCCCGGCCCTTGCGGCCTTCGCCTTGGCAGTGGGCTGGAGCCGGCTCGCGCTCGGCGTGCATTGGCCGAGCGACGTGCTCGCCGGGTGGGGCGTCGCGCTGATCTGGATCGGGATTGCGGGCTTCTGGCTGCCAGAGGCCTCGCGTCGGCCGGCCTGA